Proteins from a single region of Argiope bruennichi chromosome 6, qqArgBrue1.1, whole genome shotgun sequence:
- the LOC129972146 gene encoding protein spaetzle 4-like, translating into MSHTKMQWITLLSAAVITFLVLLGTAQGQSCGPRVSARLLAEIPCDMSKSSYCSAPGSAYPWSSVKRYINDNQGLVRRMYGDEKHSSVLLNEIDGFKQRFDMLRNTYDGFRSRTVYGRSARGHKTNRRQPRPQIFPDDLELRQEVSSAIPEEPATIFRVVTETSIKVGEAITKSMSTQETTVSYEQASEFDSYTTSFPTTREPTTQTTTEDTVATTTASETTQYPTTPPTTETVPNTETNAPTTTTSEATTFQTSTHVKEDIPLAMQRVGYEEFDDEYEYEPRRKVDPSVMQNSVEEKIRYKEEFESDVKRTDPFKAAAARPPIDELIAEESVEEVREENTAATEEAEDTTEEVPRRGINACPVKNEVIAPYWANNTRGETLALLNVHPFEQYVHFEKCAFENHQMLCREGCRCEQQYRLHRLLAFDPKNECRGIFSDWFRFPSCCVCICYDLTPDMPRSRRKGRIER; encoded by the exons GTACTGCTGGGTACAGCTCAAGGGCAGAGTTGTGGACCCCGTGTCAGTGCTCGTCTATTAGCTGAAATTCCGTGCGATATGAGTAAATCGAGTTACTGCAGTGCTCCTGGAAGTGCATATCCATG GAGTTCAGTGAAACGCTACATCAACGATAATCAAGGACTTGTTCGTCGCATGTATGGCGATGAAAAACACAGCTCCGTTCTACTCAACGAAATCGACGGTTTCAAACAACGGTTTGACATGCTGCGAAATACGTACGACGGCTTCCGTAGCAGAACAGTGTATGGTCGTTCCGCAAGAGGCCACAAAACAAATCGTCGTCAACCAAGACCCCAGATCTTCCCAGACGATCTCGAATTACGACAAGAAGTCAGCAGTGCCATTCCAGAAGAACCTGCAACTATATTCCGAGTCGTCACAGAAACATCCATCAAAGTTGGTGAGGCCATCACCAAATCTATGTCAACCCAAGAAACCACTGTGTCCTACGAGCAAGCATCAGAATTCGACAGCTACACCACATCTTTCCCAACTACAAGAGAACCAACAACTCAGACCACAACAGAAGACACCGTGGCTACAACCACCGCATCTGAAACCACCCAGTATCCCACCACACCACCAACAACAGAGACGGTACCTAATACAGAAACGAATGCACCAACCACCACCACGTCTGAAGCCACGACGTTCCAAACCTCAACTCACGTCAAAGAAGACATTCCATTAGCTATGCAGCGTGTCGGTTACGAAGAGTTCGACGATGAATACGAATATGAACCTAGACGCAAAGTGGATCCATCTGTTATGCAGAACAGCGTGGAGGAGAAAATAAGGTACAAAGAAGAATTCGAATCGGACGTCAAGAGAACAGATCCTTTCAAAGCTGCAGCCGCCAGACCACCAATCGATGAACTTATTGCAGAAGAGTCGGTGGAGGAAGTTCGTGAAGAGAATACAGCTGCCACTGAAGAAGCGGAAGACACCACTGAAGAAGTGCCTAGACGAGGAAT aaatgcGTGCCCCGTGAAGAATGAAGTAATAGCTCCTTACTGGGCCAATAACACACGAGGTGAAACGCTGGCACTTTTGAACGTTCATCCATTTGAACAATACGTTCATTTCGAAAAATGCGC GTTTGAGAATCACCAGATGCTTTGCAGAGAAGGTTGCAGGTGCGAACAGCAATATCGCTTGCATCGGCTGCTTGCCTTTGATCCAAAAAATGAATGCCGAGGAATTTTCTCCGATTGGTTCCGCTTTCCTTCTTGCTGTGTGTGTATTTGCTACGACTTAACGCCAGACATGCCACGATCCAGGAGAAAAGGAAGGATAGAACGTTAA